From the Streptomyces sp. SN-593 genome, the window GGTCGGTCGTCGACCCCGACACGAAGTGGCGTACCGAGGCGGGGTGCCCGGCGAAGCTCGGCCTGGCGTTGAAGGCCATGATGTTGACGATCAGCGGGAACGCCGTGCCGATGCCGCCGGGCGTGCCGAGGTCGCGCAGCAGGTCCTCGCTGCGGTAGCGCTCGTGTGCGACGGCCGAATCGACCTCCCGCGCCACCTGGGCGACGAGGTCGCCCCACGACATGTCAGGCCGCACGGCCAGCCGCAGCGGCACCACGTTGGACATCGTGCCGGGGACCGCCGTCAGGTCGCGGTCGCCGCCGCGGCGGGCGGTGACGGGGAGGGCGAGCACCACGTCCTGGGCACCGCTCAGCCGGTGGGCGTAGAGCGCGGTGGCCGCGACGACCACCCGGGACCAGCGGACACCGGCCCGCTCGGCCGCCGCCCGCAGCGCCTCGGGGCGCCGCAGCGCCCGCTCCCCGGCCAGCCGCAGGGCCTGGTGCGGGTCGGCCGCGGCGCCGGCGGTGAGCCGTGTCGGGGCCGGCGGATCGGCCAGCCGTCCCATCCAGTAGGCGCGGTCGGCGGTGAAGTCGGCGGAGGAGCGGTACGCGGCGTCGCTGTCGACCAGGTCCCGCAGGGAGCCGAACGGGCAGGGCGGGACGGCGGCGCCCTCGGCGAGGGCCGAGTACACCTCGCCGACCCGCTGCCGGACCATGGAGCTGCTGATCGCGTCCAGCACCAGGTGGTGGTAGTTCAGGTACCAGAGGAACTCCGTCGGCGACAGCCGGATCAGCGCGTGCCCGAACAGCGGGTCGCGGGTGGGGTCCAACGGGCGGGCCAGGTCCCGCTCCATCCACGCGGTGGCCGCCGCCCGCGGGTCCGGCTCCGCGACGAGGTCGAGGTGGACCGGCGCCCAGTGCCAGGACTCGCGGAGGATCTGCCGCGGGCCGTCGCCGTCGTCGGCGAAGGTCACGTGCAGGGCGTCGACCTCGTGGACCACCCGGCGCAGCGCGGTCTCGAACAGCTCCGGGTCGATCGGCCCGTGGATCTCCAGGCACTCACCGACGCGGTAGCCGGGGATCGGGGTCCGGGAGCTCTGCTCGGCGAGCCAGATCTCCCGCTGGGCCGCGGTCAGGGGCAGGGCGTCTCCGTCGCGACGGGACATGGGGGTTCCTCCAGAAGTGTGGGTGGGCGGGCGCGCGGGGGCGCGCCGGGCCGCGGCCGGTCGCGGTGGCGTCACGCGATCGGCGGGGGACGGCTTCCGCGGTCAGACGGCGAGTGCGCCGGCCTGGATCTGCCAGAGGGACGCGTAGTGTCCGTGCCGGGCGAGGAGTTCGTCGTGGGTGCCCTGTTCGGCGACGATCCCGCCCTTGTCCATGACGTAGATCCGGTCGGCCTGGCGGACCGTGGAGAGGCGGTGTGCGATGACGATCATCGTCCGGTCCGCCGCGAAGCTGCGCAGCGCGCGCTGGATGGCGGCCTCGGTCTCGTTGTCCACGGCGGAGGTGGCCTCGTCGAGGATGACGACCGGCGAGTCCCGCAGGATCGTGCGGGCCAGGGCGATGCGCTGCCGCTGGCCGCCGGAGAGCGAGGCGCCGCGTTCGCCGATCAGCGTGTCGTAGCCGTCCGGCAGCGCCGCGACGAAGGTGTGCGCCTCGGCCATGGCGGCGGCCCGGACCACGGCCTCGTCCGAGGCGTCGAACCTGCCGTAGCGGATGTTGTCGGCGATGGTCCCGTCGAAGAGGAACGGGTCCTGGGCGACGAAGCCGATGGCGTGGCGCAGGCTGCGGCGCCGCAGGTCGCGGATGTCGCGTCCGTCGAGCAGGACCCTGCCGGAGTCCGCGTCCTGGAAGCGCATCAGCAGCTTGGCGATCGACGTCTTGCCCGAGCCGGTGGCGCCCACCAGGGCGGTCACCCGGCCGGCCGGGATGGTCAGGGAGAGGTCCTCCAGTGCCGCGGGCCGGCCGGGGTAGGCGAAGGTGACGCGGTCGAGGACGATCTCGCCCCGCACGTCGGGGAGGTCGAGCGTCCCGTCGCCGGCGTCGGTCTCGACGGGCAGGGCGCGCAGTCGCCGGACCCGGTCGTAGCAGGCGAGGGTGCGCTGGTACTGGTCGGCGATGCCGCCGAGCCGGCTCATCCGCATCAGCAGCATCTGGGGCAGTCCGATCAGCGGGCTGAACACCTCGAAGCGCAGGGTGCCGCCCAGCACCGCGCGGCCGCCGACCAGCAGGGTGCCGGCCATCGACGCGGTGGTGCAGGCGCGCACGGTCTCGGCGTGGCGGGTCGTGTCCCGGTCGCTGTGCCGGCTGCTGGCCTGCGCCGCCTCGCTGAGGTCGTCGATGCGTGCGGCCTCGAAGTCCTCGGTGCAGAAGCTCTTGACGGTCGCGCCGGCCTCCAGCGAGTTGATCACCTGGCTGCCCAGCCTGGCCCGGCGCTCGCCGGTGCGGGCGTAGCCGGCCGCGGACTTGTCCTGGTGGCGCAGCGACAGCCAGGCGATGACCGGGATCGGCAGGAACGCGATCCACGCGATCTGGGGTGCCAGCAGGAGGAAGGCGGGCACCAGGATCAGCAGGCTGGTGGCGAGTTGCAGCACGTCGTTGGCCGGGCCCGCGAAGAAGGCGCCGAGTTGGCCGACGTCGTTGGTGAGGGTGCCGGCCACCCGGCTGGTCCGCTCGCCCTCCAGGTGCCGCGGTGCGAGGTGCTGGACGTGCCGGTAGGTGCGGCTGCGCCAGTCGTGTTCGATGTCCTGGCCGAGTCGGCGCCACTGGAGGTTCGAGGCGTACGACAGGCCGGCCACCGCCGCGCAGGCCGCGGCCACCAGCCCGGCCAGGCCGCACAGTTGGGCGCCGGCCGCGGTCAGGCCGAGTCGGGCCAGCGGAGCCGCCTCGCCCTTGATGAGGACCAGGCCGGTCCAGCCGAGGAAGGTGCCGAGCGCCATCTCCGCGGCCTGGCAGGCGATGGACAGGGCCGCGGCCCGGTACAGGCGGCGCCGGTGCGGTCCGACGATCTCCACCAGCGGGTGGCGCCCGGCACCGGGCCCGACGGCGTCACGGGAGGTGTCGACCGCCCTGCGCCAGTCCCTCCGCAGGACGAGCGCGGTCGCCGCGACGACCGCGCCCACCGCCGCCAACTGCCTGCTCGGCGCCGACCCCTTGGCCAGCGCGACGCCGACCGCGACCGCGCAGCCGATCCCGCCGCCGACGGCGAGCACCGGGCGGGCGGACCGGCCGCGGCCGGTCCGCGGCGGCGGGGAGGCCGCCGGGGTCCGGGGCGGGCCCGGACGTGCTGCGCGGGCCGTCCCCGCCGCGACCAGGGCGACGGCGGTGCGCACCATCCGCCCGATGTCCGTGGCCGGCATCCGTGCGTCGTGCCGGACCAGCACCCCGCCGGTCACCGGGTTGGCCTGCACGTCGGTGATCCCGGGAACGCGGCCCAGCGCGGCGGCGAGGGTCTCGGCCGCCCGGGGCCGCCCGCGCACCAGCTCGACGTCCCAGCGCTGGCGGCCCGGCGTGACCGAGCGCGGGCTCGCGCCTCGTTCCACGGACCGGAATCCGGCGGCGGCGCCCAGTAGCGATGGCATGTGTACGATCACCTGTTTTACGGGGGTCGCCGAAGACCGTCACGTGCACGACGGAACACTGCGGCGAGGTCGGGGAGTTCTGGAGGGGGAAGGTGCCGGCGGCGGGCGTACCCGCCGACGGCCGCCGCCCGCGTGCGGCGCGCCGCATCCGATCGGCGTGCGCGTCCGGCGGCGGCCGCCCGGTCCGTGACGGACCGTCAGTGCGCCTTCGCGGCGGCGGCGCGGGGCTTGGGTGCCTTCGCTCCCCCGGCGGCGTGGCCGGCGGACTCCTCCACGGCGCGGTTTCCGGCGTCGGCGGCCGCGATCTGGGCGGCCACCACGTCGGCGGTCACCTCGGCCGCGAGGTCGTTGATGTTCTCCCCGACCTCGTGGGCCGCCTTCTTCACCTCCATCGCGATGCCGACGGACGTCTTGACGACTCCGCTCACCAGCGGCCTGAGCAGGCGCTTGGCCAGCGGCGCGACGATGAGACCCACCAGGAAGGGCGGTACGACGGGCGGCATGATGCTCCATCCTTTCTACGGACACGCATGACAGGGAACCCGGAAACGGCGAATGCCGGAGCAGCGCACGGCCGGGCGGAGGGAAGCATCCCCTTCCGACGTCCGGAATTCCTCTGACGACGCGAATTCCCGGACATCGGAACCCGCCATCCGATCCCGTTGATCACCGTAGTCGAACCGCGCCCGCTTGAGCCAAATGACCGACGCCGAGTTCACTCGTGCGAGTGTTCATACCCTTACCGCGTGACCTGAATCCCGGCGCACCCGAACGCCAATTCTCATGATGAGCTGATGAATTGCGGCCCCTGAGCCCCACGCCCGCGTCAGCCCGGTGAGGACGGCCGGGACACCCCTCGTACAGGTGAATCCCAGCCGCCCGCCCCACCCGCCCCGAACAGGCCCCGGCCAGCGGCCACGCGGTGCGCGGCGAGGCCGACGCGTCCGCGGCGCAGGGCGGCCGGCCCCTCACACGACCGGGCCCCGGTGGCACCATGGCCCGCATGCCCCGACGCACCCCGGCGGTCGTCCTGGCGGCCGCCCTCGTCGCCTCGGCCCCCGCGCTGGGCGGCTGCGGCGACGGCGCCTCCTCCACGAGCACTCCCCTGGTGGACCACGGCACCGTCCGGATCGCGGAGTCCAGCGAGACGCCGAGTTTCGACCCGTACTCCGCCTTCGGCGCCTCCCAGGCCCGCTACGCCTACGACTCGCTGGTCGACCTCTCCCCCGACGGCTCGCTGGTCACCGGCCTGGCCGCTTCCTGGCGGGCCACGTCCACCACCGCCGCCTTCGTCCTGCGCCCGGGCGTCACCTGTTCCGACGGCACCCCCCTCACCGCCTCGGCGGTGGCCCGGGCCCTCACCTACGCCGACGACCCGGCCCGCCAACTCGCCGGCGCCCGGACCGTCCTGCCGGACGTCCCGTTCACCGCGAGCGCCGACGACCGGACCGGGACGGTGTCGACGACCACCGCGTCCCCGTACCCGTTCCTCACCCGCACCGTCGGGCTGCTGCCGATCGTCTGCCCGGCCGGACTCGACCGGCCCGGCTCGCTGGCGCGCACCACCCAGGGCACCGGCCCGTACGTGCTGACCCGCTACACCCCCGGCGGGCCCTACGAGTTCACCGTCCGCGACGGGTACTCCTGGGGGCCGGCCGGGGCGACCACCGCCGCGCGCGGGCTGCCCGCCCACCTCGTCGTCTCCGTGGTGCCCCAGTCCTCCACGGCGGCCAACCTGCTGCTGACCGGAGGCGTCGAGATCGCGGACGTGACCGGTCCCGACCGCGCCCGGCTCGGCGGCCACGGCCTGTCCCGCACCGACGTCGCCACCGTGATCGGGCTGACCTTCTTCAACCAGCGGCCCGGCCGACCGCTGGCCGACCCGGCCCTGCGCCGCGCCATGGTCTCCGCCCTCGACCGCCGGGCGCTCGCCAACGTCGCCGTCGGGGGCCGTGGCAGCCCCGCGACCGACTTCGGCGCCGAGGGCGCGCTCTGCCACGCCGACCTCGCCGACGCCAACCTGCCCGCCCTCGACGCCCCCGCCGCCCTGCGGGCTGCCGGCTGGACCCGCTCCGGAGACGGCCCGCTGCGCAAGGACGGCCGACGGCTGAAGCTCCGCCTCGTCACCAGCCCCGACCTCGGCCCCACCCTGCCGTCGGTGGCCGAGCTGATGGCCCGGGAGTGGACGGCGCTGGGCGCCCACGTCGAACTGGTCGGCGAGAGCCTGCCCGCCCTCGTCAACGCGATGTACCGCAGCGCCGACTTCGACGTGGTGGTCGGCAGCACCCCGGGCTTCGCCCTGCCGGTCGGCTTCGTCCCCTTCTTCTCCGGCCCCACCACCGCCGAGGGCCTCAACTTCGCGGGCGTGTCCAACCCCGCGTACGACGCGCTGGTCGCGAAGGCGCTCCGCGAGACCGACACGGCGGGCTGCGGCACCTGGAACCGGGCCGCCGCCGCGCTCCTCCGCTCCGCCGACGCGCTGCCGATCGCCGACGGCCGCAGCGGCGTCTACGGCCACCGGACCACCTTCGCCACCTCCTTCGGCGGCCAGATCGTCCCCACCAGCATCCGCCTCCACCAGTGACCGGACCCGCCATGCCCGCAACCCGACCGCCGCGGCACCCCTGGGCGGTGTTCCTCGGCCGCCGCGTCCTGCGACTGCTCCTGTCCCTCGGGGT encodes:
- a CDS encoding ABC transporter ATP-binding protein/permease, which produces MPSLLGAAAGFRSVERGASPRSVTPGRQRWDVELVRGRPRAAETLAAALGRVPGITDVQANPVTGGVLVRHDARMPATDIGRMVRTAVALVAAGTARAARPGPPRTPAASPPPRTGRGRSARPVLAVGGGIGCAVAVGVALAKGSAPSRQLAAVGAVVAATALVLRRDWRRAVDTSRDAVGPGAGRHPLVEIVGPHRRRLYRAAALSIACQAAEMALGTFLGWTGLVLIKGEAAPLARLGLTAAGAQLCGLAGLVAAACAAVAGLSYASNLQWRRLGQDIEHDWRSRTYRHVQHLAPRHLEGERTSRVAGTLTNDVGQLGAFFAGPANDVLQLATSLLILVPAFLLLAPQIAWIAFLPIPVIAWLSLRHQDKSAAGYARTGERRARLGSQVINSLEAGATVKSFCTEDFEAARIDDLSEAAQASSRHSDRDTTRHAETVRACTTASMAGTLLVGGRAVLGGTLRFEVFSPLIGLPQMLLMRMSRLGGIADQYQRTLACYDRVRRLRALPVETDAGDGTLDLPDVRGEIVLDRVTFAYPGRPAALEDLSLTIPAGRVTALVGATGSGKTSIAKLLMRFQDADSGRVLLDGRDIRDLRRRSLRHAIGFVAQDPFLFDGTIADNIRYGRFDASDEAVVRAAAMAEAHTFVAALPDGYDTLIGERGASLSGGQRQRIALARTILRDSPVVILDEATSAVDNETEAAIQRALRSFAADRTMIVIAHRLSTVRQADRIYVMDKGGIVAEQGTHDELLARHGHYASLWQIQAGALAV
- a CDS encoding DUF5132 domain-containing protein; translation: MPPVVPPFLVGLIVAPLAKRLLRPLVSGVVKTSVGIAMEVKKAAHEVGENINDLAAEVTADVVAAQIAAADAGNRAVEESAGHAAGGAKAPKPRAAAAKAH
- a CDS encoding ABC transporter substrate-binding protein; this encodes MPRRTPAVVLAAALVASAPALGGCGDGASSTSTPLVDHGTVRIAESSETPSFDPYSAFGASQARYAYDSLVDLSPDGSLVTGLAASWRATSTTAAFVLRPGVTCSDGTPLTASAVARALTYADDPARQLAGARTVLPDVPFTASADDRTGTVSTTTASPYPFLTRTVGLLPIVCPAGLDRPGSLARTTQGTGPYVLTRYTPGGPYEFTVRDGYSWGPAGATTAARGLPAHLVVSVVPQSSTAANLLLTGGVEIADVTGPDRARLGGHGLSRTDVATVIGLTFFNQRPGRPLADPALRRAMVSALDRRALANVAVGGRGSPATDFGAEGALCHADLADANLPALDAPAALRAAGWTRSGDGPLRKDGRRLKLRLVTSPDLGPTLPSVAELMAREWTALGAHVELVGESLPALVNAMYRSADFDVVVGSTPGFALPVGFVPFFSGPTTAEGLNFAGVSNPAYDALVAKALRETDTAGCGTWNRAAAALLRSADALPIADGRSGVYGHRTTFATSFGGQIVPTSIRLHQ